The Brevibacterium atlanticum genome segment GTGCAAATTTGAGCAATACATTCCAAACCCGTTAGATTCGCAGTAGAGCAGTAACCGGGCTACCAATCTCACCGTTTCAGACAAGCCAGCCAGGTCGAGACACCTGTCAGTTCGGCTACATTTGCACCGTCGCGGGCCCACCTTCAGCGCCATAGTACGACTCCCCCGCGCCGAGGTCCCGGAGTGTTCACTGGCAACATTTACCCTTCCGAATAGGACGGACGTCGCCTTCTGGGGAACTCGGCGAAATCGCGCGTTCCACCGAGAGCGTCGATACAGACGGGCCCCCTGTCATTGATGTTCCGGGCCCCCTCGCAGAGGGCCCCGACCTTGACGATCGCGAAAAGCACTGTGAGCCAGACACATCACCGCAGCATCATGCCCCTTCCCATTAGCCCTCTTCCGGCAGTAATGCTCCCTTGACAACGGGCCATGACACGACGTACCCCAGGCCGAGTTGAACAACGCATTCTTCAACAGTCAGTTCCTCACCCGCCATGGAAGCTCATCCCGAAACAGTGTCCCCGATCGCCGCGTCGCTCAGGCGTAAGAACGGATCCGATTTGGACTTGCACCGCACATTAGTATGTAAGGTACAGCCAGAAGTCAATCTGAAATACAGTCAATGCAACTCCCCTTGTGGTATAGTCGCCATTGCCTGTACCGAAAGGTGAGAAATGAAAAAGACTCTGGCTCTGACAGCCACCATAGTCGCGCTGACATTTACCGCACCCACCGTCGTTGCCGCCAACGAAGCAGGCGATTCAGACACGACCGTATATACAGTCAGGGACGACTCTCGACCCGTTGTAGACGGTAAAGTTGTCCCCCACTTAAATCCCGTCGTAATAGCCGAGTGCAACCTGGGAGTTGAAGATACTAAAATCGGAAGCGTCGAAACAAAGAAGGACGGAAAGCGTACATTAAAATGCGGGAATAAAGGATGGGGGTATATTCATATACGCACCAGACACGAGAAAGATTGGAAAACAGTCAACAAAGACACTATTATGAATTGGCCCTTTTGGGACGATCTGATGTGGGATGCAACTCAAGAGGTTCTCGAAGATCCTGATTTCCATCTGGAGAAAAAGAACAATAAACGGTGCTACACCAAGAAGTTCAAAATCCTATACACCGGCAAAGAAGAGGGCGACGATGCGTACGAGGTAGAATTCTATCCATCGGTAATCGTGGCTACGGATAGTGATAGAATCATCACATCAATCCCCACGAAAGAGCACTTGTGCCAACCATGATAAATATCCGTTTTTTCCCTGACTGGGGACGTAAAGAACCGCTCTGGAGCCACGACACAGAAGACGTGACTGTGCGAACGGAAGATTTAGATATCACCGCTGAACTCGCACACAGCCTCCGAGGTTATATGGATTTCTGGGAGAATCATTTCAACCCAGTTTCTGCTCCTCCAGGTTCCGGTTGGGACTCAGAAGAGAATCAACGTTGGTTCGAGCTCGAAGGCGACCGAATCATCAACGAGCTATCGAGCCAGCTCAGTGGAACAGCCATTATCTCAGACGAGCGATTTCCCGACGGGAGCTAGGCCCGATTTGGCCAGCGGCCCCTACCATAATCCACCAGGGGCCGCACTCCCTTTGGAGCAGCGGCGACATCGCGATATTGAGATTGCCGAAGAACGACTCCGAGCATAGATCCTCCGATGGCGTGCCGAACGGTACAGCTCGTAGCTCGAGGCGCTCGAACCGCTAAGATCCGATGCCGCCGGGCAACGCGAGCTTACGTACACAGCGGCCAAATTGCGACAGGCTGTGGAACTCAGGAAACCTCACAACGAGATCGTCGATGCTATCGGCGAGTACTTGGTGGCTGCATTGGTCTCACGGGACTGCTGAAGGTTGAGTTGACTCCGGGGTTTATGCCGCCAGGGCGACGGCCTTGTGGTGAATAAGCTCGTATTCAACCGGGGACGGTTTACCCAAGTGTCGTTGTCGACGCTTGCGGTGGTAGGTCCGATCGACCCAGTGGATGATCGCTGTGCGCAACCTCGTTCTCGTGTCCCAACGGCCCCTGTCGAGGACGTTCTTCTGCAGCATGACGAAGAACGATTCCATCGCAGCGTCATCGCCAGCAGCACCGACCCTACCCATTGACCCCACGAGTCCGTAATGTCCTAGAACCTGCTGGAACTTCCGGGAACGAAACTGCGAACCGCGATCCGAGTGAACGACACACCCGGCCACGGCTCGCTGTCCGCCACGACGAGCCACAGCGTCATCAATCGCTACTACAGCCAGGCGAGATTTCATCCTCGAATCGATGGCATAGCCAACGACTCTGTTGCTGAACACATCCTTGACCGCGCACATGTACAGCTTGCCTTCACTGGTGTAATGCTCGGTCATGTCGGTCAGCCACAACTCGTTGATTACCGTGGCTGTGAAGTCGCGTTCGACGAGGTCATCACACACTGGCGGGCCGGGCTTTTTACCATGCTTCCGCGCTCGTTTGATCGTGAGGGAGGACAGCTGCTGCTGGGAGCACAATCGCCACACACGACGCTCTGACGCCTCGTGCCCAGACGCCTGGAGTTCATCTGCGATGAACCGGTGCCCGAATTCAGGATCGTCCATGTGCACGTCGTAGGCGGCATTGATCACGTGCGCCTCGTCCCAATCCCGAGCCGAGACCGGATGCGCGCACCACTTGTAGAATTCCTGCTTGGTAAAGCCGAGCACCCGACAAGTCACTGCCACCGGCACCCCGGCGGCAGCAAGGTCACGGACCAGCGGGTACATCATTTTGGGTGATTGCCACCAAGTTTCAGATTCGCTTGCGAGAGATACGCTGCGGCCTCGCGGAGAATCTTGTTCTCTCGTTCAAGCTCCCTGATCCGCTTCAGCGCTGCTGCTTGAGCGCGTGACTCGTCGGGATCGGTCGCGGGCTCGAGGCCGTGGTCGCATAGTCGCGAGTCACGTACCCAGGCTTGCAGGGCTGATTTCGAGATGCCGAGGTCGGCGCAGACCTGCTTCTGGGTCATTCCCTCGTTGATGAGATCGAGCGCTGACTGCTTGAACTCATCGGTGTAGATCTTTGGCATGACTTCCATCCTTCCTGGAATTTAACCAGTCGTGAAGTCAACCAAACGTTCAGCAGTCCCGTTGGAGAAGTTCCTGGAGTCGACCGGTATCAAGCTTTCAGCATCTGTTTCGGATCTTATGGGGGTTTCCTCACTGGCTATGCTCGATGCACTCATCACCGGAGAGCGTGACCCAGACCGCCTGGCCGAACTGGCCAAGGGTGCCATGCGCAATCGTATTCCCGAACTCGTCGAGGCGCTGACCGGCCGATTCACCGAACATCACGCGTTCATCTGCCGGATGCATCTGGACCGGATTGACTCGATCACCGAGTGGGTCGAGCAACTCACCAACCGAATCGAGGGGGCGATGGAACCGTTTCGTGTTGTCCGAGACCACTTGATCACGATTCCCGGGGTGTCGGTGAAGGTCGCCGATGTGATCGTGGCCGAAACCAGGGCGGATATGTCGCGGTTTGAGTCACCAGGTCGATTGGCATCATGGGCTGGGGTGTGTCCGGGTTCGAATGAGTCGGCTGGTCGAGTGAAGTCCACCCGAACGAGACCGGGAACCCGGTACCTCAAGGGAGCGCTCGGTGTCGCGGCGCTTTCGATCGCCCGTCACCCGTCGGGCACGTATTTGGGCGTCCGCCACAAGCGGATCATTGCGCGTCGGGGAAAATTGAAGGCTGTGGTTGCTACTGAGCATTCGATACTGACCGCGGTGTGGCACATGCTCGCAAACGGAGTCATCTATGACGATCCCGGGGCCGACTTCTTTGCTGCCCGCAGGAATCCTGACCGTGAAAAGACCAATGCGCTTAATCGTTTGCGTTCGTTGGGCTACGACGTGACGTTGACTCCGGTGGAGGCTGCCTGACCAATTCTACTTTCGTACTAGTAGCCCCATCATCCGTCAGGATGGAAAGGGGTCGCTGGCCTGACCAATGGTGGGGCTACTTAGAAGGTTACGGGCAACCGGTCTCATCGGCTGTAGACCTCTCGACGATGCCGGACCGCCGCCACGACGTCGAGCAGCCTATAGTCCTGGACACCCCCGAAAAAGACTGTTACCCCGGGAGTCCGAGCCTTGAAGTTCGAATAGTCACCGGGGCATTACATGATCCAGGCTAGGCGATTCAGACATCGGCTTCAATCGCAGGGCCACACCGTGGACCTTATTTGCCGCGCATAATTGCGAAAGTGCAGATCGTCGGCTGCTCAACCAGGGCCGGCAACGCTTCGGCTTAAGCGACGGAAGAAATCGTCCGTGCCTCGATCTGCAGGGCATTCTCGCCGAAAGCGCGTTTCAATGGATCGTTCGGTCAGCTCGCTTGACTCCCGAGTTGACTGTGTGCACTCTAGTCGTCCCGCAACAGCATCTCAGACCGGCTGACTTAGTGGAACTGGTTCGCGCCACGGGAGCTAAGGCCTCGTGCGGCATGGGCATACATGCGCCCCGTCAGGCAGAAGCCTGACGGGGCGCATGTATGAGATGCTGAACCAAGACACGTCGGGCGTGTCAGGTGCTAGATCGCCTCGTATCCGAGCCGATCAGATCAACTATCGGCAAGTTGGCGAAGCACGTACTGCAGGATGCCGCCGTTGCGGTAGTAGTCGGCTTCACCCGGTGTGTCGATGCGGACCACAGCGTCGAATTCGACGGTCGTGCCGTCTTCCTTCTCAGCGGTGACCTTGACGGTCTTCGGCGTGGTGCCCTCGTTGAGTTCCGTGATGCCTTCGATGGAGAAGGTCTCGGTGCCGTCGAGTCCGAGTGACTCGGCCGATTCGCCGACGGGGAACTGCAGCGGCAGAACGCCCATGCCGATGAGGTTCGAGCGGTGGATGCGCTCGAAGCTCTCGGTGATGACGGCGCCGACTCCAAGCAGCTTGGTGCCCTTGGCGGCCCAGTCACGCGAGGATCCCGAACCGTACTCCTTGCCACCGAGGACGACCAGCGGGATGCCGGCTGCCTGGTAGTTCTGGGAGGCATCGTAGATCGTCGTCTGCGGTCCGCCTTCGATGGTGAAGTCGCGGGTGAAGCCACCCTGGACTCCGTCGAGGAGCTGGTTCTGCAGACGGATGTTCGCGAACGTTCCGCGGATCATGACCTCGTGGTTGCCGCGGCGCGAGCCGTAGGAGTTGAAGTCCTTGCGCTCGACACCGTGCTCGACGAGGTACTTGCCGGCCGGAGTGTCGGCCTTGAAGGAACCTGCAGGCGAGATGTGGTCGGTGGTCACCGAGTCGCCGAGCTTCGCGAGCACGCGCGCACCCTTGATGTCCGTGACGGCTTCGGGCTTGAGGCCCATGCCGTCGAAGAAGGTGGGCTTGCGCACGTAGGTCGACTTGTCGTCCCACTCGAAGACCTTGCCCTCGGGGGTGTCGAGCTGCTGCCAGCGCTCGTCACCATCGAAGATCCGGCCGTATTCGTTGTCGAACATCTCGGTCGAGATCGAATCGGCGATGACCGACTCGACCTCTTCAGGCGAGGGCCACAGGTCGGCCAGGTAGACGTCGACACCCTCGGAGTCCTTGCCCAGAGGCTGGTTCTCGAAGTCGAAGTCCATGGTTCCGGCCAGCGCGTAGGCGATGACCAGCGGAGGCGACGCGAGGTAGTTCATCTTCACATCGGGGCTGATGCGGCCCTCGAAGTTGCGGTTGCCCGACAGGACGGCGGTGACCGAGAGGTCGTTGTCCTGGATGCTGTTCGAGATCTCGGTGTCCAGCGGGCCCGAGTTGCCGATGCAGGTCGTGCAGCCGTAGCCGACGATGTAGAAGTTCAGCGCCTCGAGGTCCTCGATGAGGCCGGCCTTGTTGTAGTAGTCGGTGACGACCTTCGAACCCGGTGCGATCGACGTCTTGACCCACGGCTTGGAGTTGAGCCCGCGCTTGCGGGCGTTGCGGGCCAGCAGGCCGGCGGCCATCATCACCGACGGGTTCGAGGTGTTCGTGCACGAGGTGATCGAAGCGATCGCCACGGCTCCGTTGGCCAGCTCGAAGTTGCGGCCGTCGGCGGTGCTGACCTCGGCGGACTTGTTCTCTTCGCCGGGTGCGGCGTAGTTGTGGATGTCCTTGGCGAACTGGCTCTTGGCGTCGGAGAGTTCGATGCGGTCCTGCGGACGCTTCGGTCCGGAGATCGAGGGGACCACGGTCGACAGGTCGAGTTCGAGGTACTCGGAGTACTCGACCTCGTTGTTCGGATCGTGCCACAGGCCCTGGGTCTTCGCGTAGTCCTCGACGAGCTGGATCTGCTCTTCCGAGCGTCCCGTGAGCTTGAGGTAGTCGATGGTGACGTCGTCGATCGGGAAGATCGCGGCGGTCGAACCGAACTCGGGGCTCATGTTGCCGATGGTGGCGCGGTTGGCCAGCGGCACCTCGGCGACGCCCTTGCCGTAGAACTCGACGAACTTGCCGACGGCGCCGTGCTGGCGGAGCATGTCGGTGATCGTGAGCACGACGTCCGTGGCCGTCACTCCCGAGGGGATCTCGCCGGTCAGCTTGAAGCCGACGACGCGCGGGATGAGCATCGACACGGGCTGGCCGAGCATGGCCGCCTCTGCCTCGATGCCGCCGACGCCCCAACCGAGCACACCGAGGCCGTTGACCATGGTGGTGTGCGAGTCGGTGCCGACGAGGGTGTCCGGGTAGGCGCGGAGCACTCCGTCGACCTCACGCGGCATGACCACGCGGGCGAGGTGCTCGATGTTGACCTGGTGGACGATGCCCATGCCCGGGGGCACGACCTTGAAGTCCTCGAACGCGGTCTGGCCCCAGCGCAGGAACTGGTAGCGCTCACCGTTGCGCTGGTATTCGATGTCCATGTTCAGTTCGACGGCGTCGGCGGTGCCGAAGCGGTCGATCTGCACCGAATGGTCGATGACCAGCTCGGCCGGAGCCAGCGGGTTGACCTGATCCGGGCTGCCGCCGAGCTCGACGACCTTCTCGCGCATCGTGGCGAGGTCGACGATGCAGGGCACACCGGTGAAGTCCTGCATCACCACACGGGCCGGGGTGAACTGGATCTCCGTGTTGGGTTCGGCACTGGGATCCCACCTGCCGAGCGCCTTGATGTGCTCCTCGGTGATGTTCGCGCCGTCTTCCGTGCGCAGCAGGTTCTCCAACAGCACCTTGAGGCTGAAGGGAAGCTTTTCCGACCCTGGAACCGTGTCCAGACGATAGATCTCATAGTCCTTATCGCCCACGGTCAGGGTGCTCTTCGATTTGAACGTATCGACGTTGCTCATCGTGATTCTCCTGTTTCATCCGATACTCATCCGGGAAACCGGGGCATGCCCTTGCGCCGCGCACCGATTTACGCGACACATATGTTTCCAAAAGTATCTTGACGTCAAGATAAATTCTATCGCATCCGCAGTGCTTTGACCACCGGGCGACACGGTGGGTCGAAAGCACCGGAGGGGGTTTTCCTCCGCCGTGAATCCGGCGATCACCAGGGACTGGGGTACCCGCCGGTTCCTAGTCTGGAATCAGTATCGACAGCACCGCCGAACGCGGCGGTCATCACCGGGAAATCATCACCGAGGAGACCTCATGGACCCGTTCACGCTCGGCGCCGGATTCGGCTTCGGCGCACTGCTCGTCGGCGTCATCTTCGCCGTCATCTGCAATTCGTTCGCCAAGGAGAAGGGCCGGTCCGCCGGTTGGTGGGGCTTGTGGGGGTTCCTCACGACGTTCATCGCCCTCATCGCGCTCGTCCTCCTCCCCCGCAAGACCCGAGTCTGAGCTGTCCGTCCCGGCCCGCGCGGAGGCGGTGCGGTCATGGTCCGTCACCCTCGCCGAGGCGCCCCGGGCCCGGTCCTCACCGTCTGAGGACGGTGACCGACTCGAGATGCGCAGTGAGCGGGAAGAGATCGTGGCCGGTGAGGCTCTCGATCTCGAATCCCCCGGCCGTGAGCAGGTCGAGGTCACGTGCCAGGGTGGCCGGGTCGCACGAGACGTAGATGAGCGTGCGGGCCTGCGATCCGATGAGCGCTGAGGTGACCGCCTTTCCCGCGCCGGCTCGCGGCGGGTCGAGGATGATGACGTCCGAATCGGGCAGGCGGGTGCGATCGACACTGCGGGCGAGGAACCGGGCATCGAGTTCCCCGGCATTGGCTCGGGCGTGCTCGATCGCGGTGTCCACGCCTTCGACTCCGAACAGCGGCGCCCCGGTCGCCCGTGCCGCACCGATGCCGAGCAGTCCGACTCCGCAGTAGAGGTCGGTGATCGATTCGACGCGGTCCGGCAGGGCGGAGATGACCGCGCTGCTGAGCAGTTCGGCGGCGCTCCGGTGAACCTGCCAGAAGCCGTCGGCGCCCACCGTGAAGTCGTGATCGGCGACCGTTTCGGTCAGGGTGCGGCTGCCGCGGATGACCCGCAGTTCGGCGGGCCCGGGAGCGGCGTGTCCACGGCCCTTCCCACGCGCACCTCGACCTCGGTGCGTTCTCACGCTTCGTCCGGACGTCCGGTCACCGCTGCCCCGGTCGTTGCCGGACTCACAGCCGACTGCCTCGGTGAGCAGTGAGAACGACTCGGGAAGCCAGTTCTCGAGCGTCTCGATGCTCTCATCCGTTGGGGTGCCGCGGACGATGAGCGCCCCGTGGTCTCCGGCCCAGGCGAATTCGAGGCGGCGCACCCCGGGCAGACGCAGCGACGCGAGGTCGAGGTCGTGCAGCGCGCCCGCAGCCAGCGGCGGGGTCGCCACGGGGACGACATCGTGGGACCGCGGTGCGAGCATGCCGACCCGACCGTCGGAGTCCACGGCCAGCTGCACGCGGGTGCGCCAATCGGTTCCGTCGGTCTCCCCCGGTGCGGGCCGGACCTCGACGCTGCGGTCGATGTGCCCGATGCGGGTCAGCTGATCGGCGAGCACCTCGGCTTTGAGCTCGCGGGAGTGCGCCAGATCGACGTGTGCGAATTCCATCCCACCGAACCCGGTCCCGCCGCTCCGGTCGTTCGCGGACACGTCTGTCGCGTATGCGGCACGGCGGTCGGGCACCCTGTGTGCCGAGGCCTCGAGGACGTCGACCGCCTCGGCGCGGAGGAATCTCCCGGCCGGACCCGCCTCGGTGACGGCTCGGACCCTCTCTCCGGGAAGTGCACCCGAGACGAAGACGACCTGACCGTCATGCCGGGCGATGGACGTCCCTCCTGCCGCCGGGGATTCGAGGTCGAGGGTGAGCTCCCGGGCGGGGACCATGGTGTCGCTCATTGGGCGTCTCTCCCTATCTGTACAGCGCGGTGTCGGTATCGGGCCCGTCTCCCCCGTACTGCCGGGAGAAGGATTTCAGCCGCCACGGCACGGAGACCACGACGACGTTGGGGACGAGCAGCAGTCGGGTGCGCAGCTTGAGCGCCACTTGGTTGTGCAGGAGGTGTTCCCACCAGCGGCCGACGACGAACTGCGGGATGTAGACGATGACGAGATCCCTGGGTGAGCGCTGGCGGATGGCGAGGATGTGGGCGAGCATCGGACGGACGAGTTCGCGGTAGGGAGAGGCGAGCACCGTCAGCGGCACCGGCAGCTCCATCTCGTTCCACTTCTTCTGCAGCGCCGCTGCGGCCTCCTCGTCCACGGACACGGTGACGGCCTCGAGCTGGCTCGACCGAGTGACGCGGGCGTACGACAGCGCCCTCATCGTGGGTTTGTCGATCTCTGCGACGACGACGATGGCGTGGGTGTTCGACGGGATCGTCCGCGAGTTCACATCCTTGTCCGGCGCGAGTTCCCTGGCCACTCGGCCGTAGTGGCGGTGGATGGTGCCCATGACCAGGTAGAGACCGGCCATGGCGACCACTGCCAGCCAGGCTCCGGCGAGGAACTTCGAGACGATGACGACGATGAGCACCCCGGCGGCGAGCCCGCAGCCGACGCCGTTGACGATGCGGTTGATGTGCATCCGCAGCCGTGTCTTCGAGTCGATGACCAGGCGCAGACGCTTCGTCCAGTGCAGGACCATTCCGGCCTGGCCGAGGACGAAGCTCGCGAAGACTCCGACGAGGTAGAGCTGGATGAGGGCGGTCGCCGAGGCGGAGGTGGCGATGACGAGCACGATCGCTGCGGCTGCCAGCAGGAGGATGCCGTTGGAGAACGTCAGCCGATCGCCCTTCGTGGCCAGCTGCTTGGGCAGGAATTCGTCGCGGGCCAGCCGAGAGGCCAGTCCGGGGAAGCCTTCGACCGCGGTGTTCGCGGCGACGATGAGCACGAGCGCGGTGATGAGGACGACGATGTAGAACATCACCGGGGCGTTGTCGAAGGTCGCATGGGCCAGCTGCGCGAGCACCGGTTCCTGCTCGTACTCCGCACTGATCGGGCTGCCGTCGCCGCGGACGAGGTAGATGTGCGGGTCGTCGACGTATTTGATGCCGGTGACCGAGGCGAGGTAGGTCAGTCCCGTGAGCATGAGGGCGGCAAGCAGACCGGAGAGCAGCAGGGTGTTGCCCGCATTCTTCCCGCGCGGCTTCTTGAACGCCGGCACAGCCGTGGCCACCGTCTGGACGCCGGCCAATGCGACGGATCCCGAGGAGAAGGCCCGCAGTACGATGAGGACCGTGGCCAGTCCCAGCGTCGCCTCATCGCCGATGCCGCTGTGCACGATCGTGTAGTCGGCGGTCTGAGCGTGCGGGGTGTCACCGACGCCGACCCGGATGAGACCGACGCACATGGTGAGGAAGACGGCGCCCAGGAACAGGTAGGTCGGCACGGCCAGCAGCACGGGCGTCGCCCGCGAGCCGCGCAGACCGGCCAGAGAGATGACGAGGATGCCGACGATGGCCACCGGCACCCGATAGGGCGCAAGCGTCGGAAACGCCGTGGTGATGTAGGCGGCGAAGACGGTCATCGACACGGCCAGCGTGAGCACATAGTCGACCAGCAGAGCCGCTGCGACGACGAGCCCGGCATTGGAGCCGAGGTTCTTCGACGCCACCTCGTAGTCTCCCCCGCCGGATGGGTAGGCCCGGACGTTGATGCGGTAGCAGGCGACGATGACGAGGATGACGATGCCGACGGCCACACCGATCCAGGGGGCGACGGTCAGCGCCACGAGCGAGGTCAGTGAGAGTGCGAGCAGGATCTCATCCGGAGCGTAGGCCACCGATGAGAGCATGTCGGAGGCGAAGACGGGCATCGCGATGCGCTTCCTCAGCGCCGGCGCACGCCTGTCCTCACTGCGGAAGGGCCGTCCAACGAGTAGTCTTTTGACGGCATCAGAAAAACTGCTGGCCACGGCAACCAATGGTAGATCACTGCGGAGAGGAAAACCCCATGCACTTCGTGATTATGGGCTGCGGTCGCGTCGGGGCCTCCCTGGCCAAAGCCCTCGATGCGAATGGGCACTCCGTCGCCGTCGTCGACCGGGATCCGGACGCGTTCCTCAAACTCGGTCGCGATTTCAGCGGGTCGACGATCACCGGGGTCGGTTTCGACCGGGAGACGCTCTCTCAGGCGAAGACCGCCGACGCATTCGCCTTCGCAGCTGTCTCCAGCGGTGACAACTCGAACATCCTCGCCGCGCGTGTCGCTCGTGAGACCTTCGGTGTGAGCAATGTCGCCGCCCGCATCTACGATCCCAATCGAGCGCAGGTGTTCGAACGCCTCGGCATTCCCACCGTGCCCACCGTGCGGTGGACGGCCGAGCAGGTGATGCGCAAACTCGTCCCGCAGGGGTCGATCACCGAATACCGGGAGCCCTCGGGCAACCTCGTGCTCGCCGAGGTGCACCTCGATCCCGGGTGGGTGGCCCGACCGATCAAGGACGTCGAGTCGAGGACCAAGGCCCGCGTCGCCTACGTCACCAGGCTGTCGGAGGGCATCGTCGCCCACGACGACCTGCTCCTCCAGGACGGGGACCTCGTCCATCTCATGTGTCCGGTCGACCGCCTCGGCGAGATCGAACGGATCCTCGATCAGCCCGTGCGAACCGTGGAGGAAGAAGAATGAGGGTCGTCATCGCCGGAGCCGGCTCCGTGGGCCGATCGGTGGCCAGGGAGTTGCTCGACAAGGGCCATTCGGTGCTGCTCATCGATCAGAACAAGGATGCGCTCGGGCATGAGCGCATTCCCGGCGCCGAATGGCTGCTCTCCGACGCCTGCGAGCTCGAGGGACTCGCCGAGGCGGGGCTCGAGGAGGCCGATGTCGTCGTCGCCGCGACCGGAGACGACAAGACCAATCTCGTCCTGTCCCTGCTGGCGAAGACCGAATTCGGGGTGCCGCGGACCGTGTCCCGCGTGAACAACCCGAAGAACGAATGGCTCTTCGACGACAACTGGGGTGTCGACGTCGCAGTGTCGACCCCGCGCCTGATGACCGCCCTGGTCGAGGAGGCCGTGGAGGTCGGCGGGCTCGTGCACCTCATGAGCTTCGAACGCGGCCAGGCGGGGCTGCTGGAATTCACCGTGCACGAGAATGCCGACCTCGTCGCCGAGCGCGTCGGCGGCATCGCGTTCCCGCTGGATACGGTGCTGGTGGCGATCATCCGCAATTCCCGGGCCTTCGCCCCGAGCACCGATGACGTCATCGAAGCCGGCGACGAACTGTTCTTCCTGTCGTCGCCCGATCAGGAGAACGCCCTGCTGGCGCTGCTGCAGGTGTCCTCAGGTACCGATGAGACCTCGGACGACGACGGGGCCGACGCAAACTGAGGGCGGCTCTGTCAGTCCTCGGTGTCGTCTTTCGTCTGCAGCAGTTCGTAGACGGGATTGTGCGCCGTGAGCACTCCGTCGCTGCCGCAGAACCGACCTTCGAGGACGATGAGGGCACCGGGACGGATGCCGCTGATCTCCCGCCGGCCGAGGAACTGCGCCCGGGCTTCGCCGGTGCCGTCGGCCACGGTGATGTCGAGCCTGGGGCTGTCATCGGAACATGAGCGGGTCGTCGAGGAGACGACTCCGGCGATGCGTGAGGCCTTCCGGGCCTCGAGCGATTCGACCGGGATGACTCCGGGCACCTGAGAGACGAGGCGCAGATCGGCGCGCGCTTCGGCATCGCGGGAGCCGAAGTCACGGACCAGGCGGGTGATGAGATCGAGCATCGTTCGTCAGCGGATCTCTGTGATCTCGGGGCCGCGCTCGAAGGGGTTGAGCTCGTCCTCGTCCGATGTCTCCTCGTCGTTGTCGCTGTCGACCTGCGGGGCGGTG includes the following:
- a CDS encoding potassium channel family protein; its protein translation is MRVVIAGAGSVGRSVARELLDKGHSVLLIDQNKDALGHERIPGAEWLLSDACELEGLAEAGLEEADVVVAATGDDKTNLVLSLLAKTEFGVPRTVSRVNNPKNEWLFDDNWGVDVAVSTPRLMTALVEEAVEVGGLVHLMSFERGQAGLLEFTVHENADLVAERVGGIAFPLDTVLVAIIRNSRAFAPSTDDVIEAGDELFFLSSPDQENALLALLQVSSGTDETSDDDGADAN
- a CDS encoding OB-fold nucleic acid binding domain-containing protein produces the protein MLDLITRLVRDFGSRDAEARADLRLVSQVPGVIPVESLEARKASRIAGVVSSTTRSCSDDSPRLDITVADGTGEARAQFLGRREISGIRPGALIVLEGRFCGSDGVLTAHNPVYELLQTKDDTED